Within Vidua macroura isolate BioBank_ID:100142 chromosome 11, ASM2450914v1, whole genome shotgun sequence, the genomic segment ATAGTAACTCCCTCCTATTTCTGTCACTCATACAAATTCTTGAACTATTTGATCTCACTTTGCCCAGTGTATGTGGAAGGCTGCTCTTCTAAACTGAGTCTTTCAGCCTCTTGAttccttgttctttctttcagaactctcctcctcctcattaTTCTTTCTGTAACTGTGTTGCAAAGAAAGGTCTGGGCTCAGTGCGGTATACAGCATGCAGTGTTGGGGACAGCAGCATTTTTCCTGTTGCATTTCTCTGCTACAGTCCAGCATTCCACTGAGCACTCATCACGTGAATATACCTTCAAAACTGTTCAACATCTTCTTTTCCATCTACTCAAACTGGTTAGATACAGCGTTCTGATAGATCTGATAGATCCTCATTCTGATAGTCATTCTTCAAACTTAGGCCCATCTTTGAATCTGCTCAGTCTAATATGTgtaaaataggaaagaaattgGATTGGTGTTGCTTCTGAAATTTACTTTTAACTGCTATGTACTGGGTATCATGTAATATCTTTTTACAGTTGCAATCTACCCAAACCACAAATTAGTATCTTAAATGCTGAACAAGTCAGGCTGCCATTGCTGCCACTGTTTGGTGCCAGAGCCAGCACGGGGCTTGGTTGTGGAACATCAGAGCCTTATCTAGATTTTGGGTAGAAGgcaacaaaaacattttattggCACCTGCTAGGAAAATACAGGTATGCTACAAGCAACTGAGCTTCATGTCTGAGTGCTGTTGGAGGATGAAGCCTTTGAGTGATCCATCAGCAGAGCACAATGTTGCCATGCTGACACTCGTGCTGCTGACAATGCACTTTCTTCATTGAAGCATTATATTGACTGGATATATGTCAGAGTCCCCAGGCAGCAAGCTTCAAGGACTTGAGGGAAAGACATGATATCTGCTTTTGGTTATCTGAAGCATGACCTCTGCTCATCATCTTGTAACTGGTGCAGTTCATCTTTGGTCCATGTAGTGTAATTCAGAATGGCTTTGccatttaattaaaatctttttttctgcttgatttGATTAAACTACATGATTAAGAGCTTTTtgacagaaatgaaatatataatatGACTGAAGGTAAGCGATATGTGCTGAGATAAATGCCTGGTATGAAGACAACATAGTattcctgcacagctgcagtaTTGATATATCTGCTATAAAGTGACCGAAATTTTAAACATAAACATGGAAAACTTGTAACCCAGTAGGGACAGGTGTAAGAGAGTTGGGAACTAGTTGGAAGGATGGAAACAGTTCTAATAGTGGTATAGGTCATCAGCTAAACACAGATTTTAATGTTAAAAGGTAGCAATTTACTTTGGTATTTCCAACCTAATTCtgaatatctgtattttttctgtccCCGGGTACTAGCTGGGTAAAAAGCAAAGTAACACATTTACAACTCACCATTCTGTAAAAATCCTTATTATGATAATAACTAGAAAAATGTGGAGAAGTAGTGCTGTCTAGATGTTCTCAGATTCTTGAGAACAAATAGTGTGTGCCCAATACCATATTAAAATTCACTCAGGGTTATTTAGCGAGCCTGTTTTAATGCATTTGAATACAGCTGTTGCAAAGTTATGCAGAAATCAATCACATCTGAAGTTATAGTcttcattcaaaaaaaaaaaaaaaaaaaaaggcagaagaatgAGAGACCTGTGCTAAAATCAACTACAGAAGCTTCAAGTAGAAGGGCCTGGGAGTAGCCTCTGAGCTCTCAATGTGCACAAAAAGGAATAGCAAGGAGCTATTACTCTGACTAGTTGTGGTGTCAGCATGTCTGTGGTGAGGAGGAATGAACAATACCAGGGTAACTTTAGGTTCTAGAAATCTTATGTAGTTTATCCAACTGATACAGTAAAGCTTctcaattattattttaaatctctACTGTGTTTGAATCTCTAGTATATGGAATTGGAAACAGGTCTGTTCTGGATCCCTGAAGGTGGAGAAAATATGTTGTGGCATGCTTTAATTGTTACAGTTGTGTGTCAGAAATGACCAGCATTCAATTACACTTGGACAGTCAGACTTTAATCCTGACGGACTGTGGCTGCTGAAAGATATTGCTAGCCTTAAGCTATCTTTAACATTTGGATAGATGCTTCTAGAGCACCCCGTAGCCCCACTCCCCCTTAATTTTTTTGGAGCCTGGATGTTTGTCTGCCtatgaacaaaaaaatactgaacattAAATGTGGAAGGCTGTTCTCACAGGATTAGTACGTATTGATCTCTTCTTAATTAAAAGCTAAATGCATTTTTGTAgctggattttgggtttttttacttccttCACTAGGTGAAGTTACTTGATTGGTTTCTGTCTCTTGCCCTAGGCGTGCAATGGAACTGAGTTTCGCTCTTGTGAATGGGAACAATGTCCGTGGAATGATGAAGGAGTTACTGTATTTCCTAGATTCTTGTGAACCAGAGTTCAAGGCAGACTGTGCATCTGGAATATTTCTTGCAGCTGAAAAGTATGGAATTGTTTTACTTGCTAATAATTTTTGGTACATCCTCGGGATTGTGAACACCTTGTTGCTTCTCTCCCTGCTTGCTCCCAAGAGAGAATGTTGATTCGATTCTTCTCTGTTCGCTGATTTATGTGTTATTTGTCAGTTGTAGCCCTCCCTCAGTATTGGTGTCCTTCCTCATGAAGCAGTGGTCCAGGAAGTAACTGAAAGGGGGGGTTCTGATGATGCTGGGTTTCTTGCTTGTATTGAAGACTGGCAGTTATTGCTCTAacttgttttcttaattttgtcaGATATGCTCCTTCCAAGCGCTGGCACATAGACACAATTATGAGAGTCTTAACAACGGTACGTGAAATTGCCTCTCTTGTGTGTGGttatataaaattttcttaattCTGAAGGAAGTTACCATCAAGTTGAAGATGGTTCTAAAGACTGGCAGATTAACAAATGCTAAAATACATAGAGGAAGTGTACTTAGGACTCACATTTACTGAGTTTAGATATTTCTGACTGGCTGCGTTGGATCAGTGAGTGATTTTTTAGAAGAACTGTACTATTTCAGAAACACACAAGAGTAACAGTGTGTAACAGTGTTTCTACTGCAGTAATCACTCTAGCTTCTAAGGACAACTCTTGTATTGTCTGATTCCAATATACAGTTCTTTCAGAGGAGAGTGAATGCAGCTTGAAGTGACTTGCAAACAGAAGGGGAGTGAAGGAGTTTCTTAGAATTACTCCGAGTTTATCAAAACTTGTTAATGAAACTGTCAACAGCCTTCCAGTTCACCTTCTTTGGGTTTAATTATTACTCTTTATCTACTTGAATTTGTCTATAAATATCACAGCTGAGGTGGAACTGGAGCAGTGCTTTGGCAACCAAGGGAAGAGACCTTGGTAACTTGGGTAGGCAGTGTGTTCTGTCAGGCAAAGAAATGGGAAGAGATTTATCAGTATGAGTGGTCAAATTCGAGAAGTTCATCAAAAAGTCTGGCTGGGATGCTCTTTTGTCACCTTGAAACAGAGAGAAGTAGATTCGTCTAAAGTGAGAATTTCTGTTGGAAGATTGGCTGTGAGAATTGCTCTCAGATTACTTTCTCCAGTAAAGTAATTGCCTTTTCTTGTCCGATAGATAAACCACTCATAGGGTTGTATTCATTTCTGCACTCTATCCTCTTGCAGTTTCCGGGTATTTGTAGCATGGATTTCTCTTGAGTATAGTTTTATTTGTTGGTTAATGTGCTGTCCCATACTTCTGCCCCCCTGAGGTTGCTCAAAGTCAACCATAAAGGGCTCATGGATGAAAGggttgatttttatttccagaggCATCAGGTGGTTTTGTGAAGGGTATCACAGCTGCTGAGTGTTACTTAAGAAGGTCCACAGTAAAACCTAACAATTGTTCTTGCAGGCAGGAAGTTACGTTCGTGATGATGCTGTTCCCAATCTGATCCAGTTAATAACTAACAGTGTGGAGATGCATGCCTACACTGTGCAGAGACTCTACAAAGCCATCCTTGGAGATTACTCCCAGGTAAAACCAAATGCGGCTGGCTTCAGTGTCTTTGTTACACTGCAGTAATTATGCATGTTTACTAAGCCTCTCAGGGAAAGCCAACATCACCTTGTCTGGCTCCAAGGGAGAGACTGCTGAGCAGGCATGTCTTCTATAGGGAAGTTCATGTTCTTTTTAGTTCTCCAATTCTCTTACGAAATTCTTGATTGAATGAGATActcctctttcttctgctgtggAAGGCCAAGCTTGCTCCTGGAAATGCGGATGATTTAATTTATCACGCAGGCAGCCATTTATCTCTGAGccttctcttgtttttcttccaaCAGCAACCCCTGGTACAAGTTGCCTCCTGGTGCATAGGAGAGTATGGAGATCTTCTGGTGTCCGGTCAGTGTGAAGAGGAGGAACCAATACAGGTATACCTTGGGAAAGAACTGCAACTGGACATTTGGCTGAGGATGGACCCACTTGATGCTGGCTAGGTGAAGGGAGTGCTTTCAGCAGTTGCCTAGCACAGATGTCCATGATGGTAATGGACCCTAGACAGGaatttccttcccctgctgcaggcacGGACTGTGTAAATACTGGATGTGTGGAGTGTTGCCACAACTGGCAGAATGGTGTGGCTTCAGTGCCAGCTGATTTGGAAGAAATCTGCTAGGGTCTTAGTGTATTTCAGTGATAAACCCACTTTTCAATGTGTGAAATAggaactgtattttaaaactcaTACCATAAGATCTCCACTTGGATGCATGTCTCTCACACTCTGAACATAATGTTACGGGCTCAGAGTTGCATAGGAGTGTGACATGGCCATTAGGCAAGAGACAGGTTTTTACAGTATGATTTGGAAGGCTTGCTGTAAGCTCCTCTCTGTCTTAGCCTAACCTCACTGTACCTTTTCAGGTAACAGAGGATGAAGTTCTTGATATTTTAGAAAGCGTCCTGATATCTAATATGTCTGCATCTGTGACACGAGGCTATGCTCTCACTGCCATCATGAAGCTTTCCACAAGGTTCACCTGCACTGTCAAGTGAGTTCCCATTCGTGTTATACTGCACATGGCTTTGTTGCAAATATACTGACATCAGTTGTTTTCAGTAGGAGTGTTCCTTGaacaaattctgcttttgtgaTTTACAAGAGTCATCACGTTACTTGTTGGCTTTTACAGTCCTCCTTTGCTCACAGGATGGAAGATGTCTGCTGTGGGTACTGTTTTCTCTAGGGATGCCCTCTGCTGTATGGGGACTTAATCCATGTTGCTGTTTCTTGAAAACTTCTTTGTTTCAGTGGACTGTTCTTTCTGATTCCTTTTTTGGATGATGGAGAGAAAAATAGCCTTGTTTCCTGTTGGACACTTCTCAGTGTGGGTAGTTGAGCTTTTTTATGCTATACCCTAAGGTGGTGTATTAATCACCTGCTGGTGCTTTTGTGAAGGGACAGTTCATATATGGATGTTAGATGGATACTGCTGTTTTACATGAGTTGTGGGACTCCTTTTGGAACAGAAACTCAGGATGACACATGCTAATCCCTTGCTTATTGCTGCTAATTCCATggtgtgtttgttttcccttgctCCCAACAGTCGCATTAAGAAGGTAGTTTCCATCTATGGCAGCAGCATCGATGTGGAGCtacagcagagagctgtggaATATAATGCACTTTTCAAGAAATATGATCACATGAGGTAAGTGCTGATAGAGATTTGGTATTTGCAAAGGATCATTATCTGCTCTGATCTCCTGTGGATGACAGTGCTGTGAGAACTTTGATTTTTGTTAAGGTTACAGAGGAACTAGAATCCCTCCCCTTCTACAGGGTTAGCGAGTGTTTTAAGGACTTAATGTATCCTGTGTTCTTGTTCTGTGATCAGAGATTCTCTCTGCCAAAGCATTTGTCCTGCTTTGAGCCTGAGCTTGTCAGGTGCTGGGGGGAAGCAGGAGACAGGAGGGCTTGTTTGTCTTTTAGCTATCAGCTAGTGTATTTCCACTGGCACAGGATGCCAGGGATTGTTTCTGACCACGTCAAACTTCATGCAGTCTTGCAGTTCCCCTGTGTTGGAGTTCAAGGGAAAAGGCAGGTTCTCCCGTATATATGAGCTCTTGAATGTCTAAGTATTTGGATTGGGATCCAGGAAGATGGCACAGTGTAACTATGTCAGCTTCTTTCAGGCCAGCACTGCTTGAGAGAATGCCAGTAATGGAGAAAGTCACCACAAATGGCCCTGCTGAGATTGTACAGACCAatggagagacagagacagcagTACTGGAAACCAAACCTCCACCCTCTGGATTGCAGCCTGCTAACCAGGTAACAGAAACTGACCCAGGATAAATTTCCACTGTCTGTCAGACCACGTTCCAGCCTGTGCCAACAGCAAGCTGAGACCATCTCCCTCGCTCTCTCTGcttctttgctgtttctgaCTGCTGATGATTGTATCATTGCTCTGCTCTGATGGCTCTAATGTCCAGAACAGGTGTGTGGGACAGGTCATTGTAGGctcaggagcagggtgggattGTATCAGTTGGTTatggtgctaataatgccaaggttgtgTGTTTGATCCCCTTATGGGCCATTCACTTTagagttggactcagtgattcttgtgggtcccttccaactcagaatattttgtgattctccAAACTTAGTGTGCATGAACCCAGTCCTTCCCTATCTCTTGAGTCCCTCAGGCATGGAAACTAGATTTCTTGTGGGGCATGGGATCGCAGTGAAACTAAGAACCCCTCTAAATGGCCATCAGCTCTGGTGGTCTTCAGTTTGAGAACAAATAGAACACACTGCATTTGCAAGGAAAAGTAGCAGAACGTTGAATATATGTAAGTATTACATCCACTCTCTCATTAGGCAAATGATTTATTGGACTTGTTGGGGGGAAGTGATATAACACCTGTAATTCCCACTGCACCTACAAGGGAGCCAGCCTCTGCTGGTGGGGAGCTGCTTGACCTCCTGGGAGACCTCAACCTAACAGGTGAGCAGGCTGCATTTCTTAGAAGTCTACATTCTcatccctgggatgggatgagggTGGGCTACTTCTTCATTGTCTTTTAAGTCCTAGTTTTTACACTTACTCTTACCAAGATCCATATTAGCATACAGGTGGGAGGCAGGGAATGAAGTCACAGGTTGATTCTACATGATTAGCTGGTGAAACGAGCATTTTCACACATTCTGGGAATGCTGTGAGCCTTTGCAGAGAGGACTGTGGGATGTGAGGAATTAATTCCATTTGAATACTTGCTAGTGCAAGAAGAGCCAGTTCTTGAACGCAAAGAAGGGGAGAATGGCAACACAGGTGATTTATAGAGCTTTatgtaaagaaatacaaaatgcagCAGTCAGTCTTTGGCAAAGGAGTAATTACTCTTCATTTCCTGACAGCAAAGTATTAATCCTTCAACGTTTCTTGTAGGTTCTCCAGTATTTGCCCCTGCACCCCAGATAGCACAGCCTCCGTTCCTGCTCGATGGACTTACATCTCAGCCTCTCTTCAATGATATTGCTGCAGGTTAGGGACATTGTAAATCCTTTGCCTGAAGTGCCCCAACACCTAACTAGAAGAGGAAACacaaaatagtttaaaaaaaaaaaaaaggcaatttgaAAGTGTGCCATAGATACTGGAGCACAAGGGGGTGtgtttaattttcagaagagtCTGGGGTAAAGTAAGTGCATACTAGGATGTTGAGAATGATCTCCAGATTCTGTAGgtctgctgcttttttgtttcctacAGGAATCCCCTCCATTACTGCATACAACAAGAATGGGCTGAAGATTGACTTCACCTTTGAGAGGTCGAACACCAACCCTAGTGTCACTGTAATCACGATACAGGCCTccaacagcacagagctggatatgacagattttgttttccaagctGCAGTACCAAAGGTAGAGCCACTTAGGGCAGCTACAGTGAGAAGCTGAAGGACCAGTTGCAAACACTTCCTAATTAGTGCTTTCATGTAGATAGAAACTTGCAAGGTAAACAAGGCTGAGAACTATTCCAGGTTTCTCTTAGTGTGCTGTTAGGTCATCTCTTTCCAGTCTGAAAGTACATGTTGTAAATGCAATAGAACACAGATTCCAATCAAATTGGACCACTTCTGCTTTGACAAAATCACGTTTTGAAATCACCACTTTCTCGAAAAATGGCTAAAcctcaggcaaaaaaaaacatttgggtCAAAGCCAGTATTTTGGAAACACTAATCATACCCTTTATTCTTAATTTCTAAGAAATATACTGTGTTCTTTGGAGCTATGAATACATGAAAGAGTATTTTGAAGCTATTAGTTGcttataaaaatttaaatgagtCACAATATGGCAATTAATGGCATTCATCATTTAAGGAAGTGAATTGTTTCCCCTTGcactcagctgcagcacaaaatGTGAGTGACAGATATTGCCTAGTTTATAGCAGAGCAGACTATTGAAGCAGCATGTGACTGGAATGCTCTTCAAACTTGGGAAAGTATATTCACTTCTAGGAACTAGTATTCCTCTAACTTGGATTCAGGTAGGTTTTATACCTATCATAGGAAGGAATCAGGGAAAGAACAGTCTTCTTGAAGTTACAGGTCTGCTGACTGTTCCTCTGAGTGCAACACATGGAAGCAAGCATTGCTGCTGATCTTGGTACACTGCAGTAAGCCCTCACCTCCTATTTGTGTTACCTGGATCCTACTTGCATAGAAAGCAGGTGGGCCAGTGATTGTGTTGTTCTTAGGGAACAACAAGATAGGGAATTCAAGAACTGATTATTCAAGGCCAGAAACcaagcttttaattttccttgctttctttcaGTGCAAAGAAGTCACTTCTTACTTGATCACGCAtcatattgttttctttttgccctGTTTTCAGAcattccagctgcagcttctgtctcccagcagcagtgtcaTCCCTGCATTTAATTCTGGGACCATCACACAGGTCATTAAAGTCCTGAATCCACAGAAGGTGAGTGATTCCAAGAAGAATTGTTGATGATACTGTCTTGTAATCATTCATTTAATGCCTGTCAGGGGTTCATCTCTGATGAGAAGTAGGAAGTTATGGTAGTGAATGATACGTTTTTTTCATGGCAGTCACTTCGGTTAGAGTTAGGAAAAAGTGATGAAAAACACACAAGGTTCTGGACACAGGTTTGGTCTTCTGTTTGGTTATACTGCTAAAACAGTTTAATAGCTTTGCTACCTTGAAGTCATTCACATCTTGTATCGCAGTGGTTGTTAAGTTTTCAAATGGCCAGAGGAGTTTAACCTAGTGTTTCTGTGGGTTGTAACAGTGATGTTCAGAAGGCAAGCATCTTGACACATAAAGATATTCAGCATGTGTTCTTGCTATCTGCAGCAGtgttattgaaatatttttacacaaaAAAGCAGCTTGATCCATATTCTTAAAATTGTCTGTTAAGTGGtctcatttgtttttaatgtaatgAGTGTAGTTTTAAATAGTTGATGGAAAGAATCTTTAGATGTGATGTAATTCCATTTGTTTTACAGCCTTCAGAGACAGGCTTCAAGACTGGGACACAATGTACttgaggggagggagggatgtgGCCCACGTTTCCTCCTTAAGAGGGTTTGCAAGTGTTCAGATGgtatcagaaagaaaaataaaattgagatCATACTTCTTCCGTTGAAACAGCCTTATGATCCTAAATGACTCTAGGAATTTAAAACATCTGAAGCTTTTCATAGGTTAAAACTATGTACTGCTCTAGATGTAAAGTGTTTCTGCTAGATTGATGTGCAAGTGACAAAACAATTCACAAATTTCAGCTCAAGTTTCACTGAATGTCAGTCTTCTAGTGCATAGTTTTTGTGGTTTCCATGCATCTCCCTTTATTTCCATGTAGTCTGCTCACCTCTGCCTGTATTAAGCCACAAGACTAATTATTTGTGTCTTACATACATCTGATACCAGTTTCTCTGTGATGCTGTAGAGCACCTTTCAAAGATCACCTTGAAAGTTATTTTCTGAACTTTGGAGGATTTAGGTGTTTTCCTGTAATGTGCCAGAATGGGACCTGCAAGGTGAAACACACCTAGGGTTAGTGGCATGCTTTCTTGTAGGAATGCCACAACTCCTAGGAACACTTCAGAGCACAGAGGTACAAAATAAAGCCATCATGCTGTATTGAAACTAATGGCTAGCTTTCCAAAATgccaaataaaccaaaaagtgACAGTGATGATGTTGATCTATTAGTCATAAAGCGTAACTTCTTTATCCTAAGCCTCGTTGATGCAGTcattgtcttcctttttttccctctgctatCCCTTTTGTGTATTTGCCTGTAGGTATggagaaaagagacagaaatagTAAActtttggctttttatttttggattttttaagaGAGAGAATAGGGAGCCTGACTGGAGTATGCTGTACTCTAGCTGTTTTTAAGGGCCACCTAGTATCTGGGTGACAGCCAAATGATGGTGTAAAGAGACCTCTGAGCTATTACATCATTTAGTTACAGCAGAAGGGAATGTTCTTGGAGATCTGTTTCCAGTCTTTCATAGGCTATTTCCTTCacagtgctgctgagctgtgcgGTACTTGAAGTTGCCAGACTGCTGCATTGAGTGGATGGCCCATCTCTCCCTGCAAGCCCAAGTGCAGTGCAGCACAGTACAGATCTGCCACCTGCTTTCTTCTGTTGTTAACTGGAATTTGAAGGCggttaattttgtatttaaggACTTCAGTGCTTGCAAGAGCAGGGCCAACGCAGTCATAAACATGGGTAGAAGCTGTGCTGTAACTTTTCTAAGAGCTTGTACCTGGGCGGAGAACTGCAGTGACCAATGAATGTCCCACCAGGTGGAGCGTTTATCTGCAGTGTCATAGCTCACCCTGCACATACTCCCAGCAAGCTCTTGCAGTCAGGAAAAGTCTGTGTTGAGTATTcgtggggtgggggaggggaacTGAATGAGGTGGGAGTCTCTGACCTTTAATGAAGAtctgaatttgttttgtttgtgtttatttcccccttttctcttGTAGCAACAACTACGTATGCGGATCAAGTTGACATATAATCACAAGGGCTCAGCAATGCAGGATCTAGCAGAAGTCAACAACTTCCCCCCTCAGTCTTGGCAATGAGGCTCTGGCACCATTCTTATTCTCATCCCACCCAATCAAAAGAACTCTGGGAAGAAGGTTGTGATCCTTGGCAATCccccaaactgcaccatgggCATGGGGAACAAAAGAGACCTGCTGATGAGGAGGAATTTTCCTGAAGTGATTGCTGACTTTGAAGCATATCTGTTAAGATTAatctcctctcctctgctgaTGAGGCTGGTGGCTTGTGGAGGCTACTGTGCACTCCCTCACACATGCATTCACAGCCTGAAGCAAcattcccttctccccttccctaCCCTCCTTCCCCCTCAAAAAGGAACACAGCCTGGTTGGAAGAGAAGTCTGGAATTTCTAGCAGGGAAactttcttctctctgcagcaAGTGAGCAGTTGCTCCTTCtttctgctgtcttttttttttccctggggtGGGTAAGGTGTGTTGTCATTCATTTCTACCTGGATTCCTTCAGGCATTTTCATCTTGGACTCAGATGGGGTCTTGGGGAATGCCAGGCTGCCCTTCCTCTGTCTTCTTGTATCCCCTAGGTCTTAAGGGGCTGGAGGCTCCTTATGACCTACTCAGTGCATTATTGTATACACGCACTTCTTAGTTATGTGCTGCATACCAAGAGCAAGTGAGGCCTTTGGAGTTCATCTGCAAACCTGGAACACAGTGCAGGAGAAGAGGTGCGGGTAAGAGTTGGTAAAATTGCTTTGGTGCTGTACTTGGAAATGAAGCCCTTacatctgatttttctttccttccatcaGTAGGCACAGCCATGCAGATTCAGAGTCTTCTGTAGCTTCCCCAGAAAGTGAAGTGAGTTATGAGAGATGTAGAGATAAAAGGAGCAGCTGGTTTTCTACCACATACGGTTTCAGTGTCTTTCAACCTGTTAATTGTGGTTTATGGGTAGAAAAGACACATTCAATTTTGTAGATCAGTTTTTGGGCAAGGGCttttgctcctgctgggagaCTCATCAGAGACTATGCTGCGAAGTTGCTCTTCCTGGTTATTCCAGAACTTCTCCccaattttatttccagagcCTGTTGTAGACCCCCTGGGTTCCATTTGAGTTACTTCTGACTGGGATATTTGTGTTGTATCTGTAATATTGGCACTGAAATAAAGACCATGCAGTTTAAAGAgaccttttcccatttttttttttacttagttGATCCTTACTCCCCTTTCAGAATTAATGTGCCAGTTCATGTTCAGACTGAAAGTAACTAAGCTGTGTTTTGAACGGAAGCCAGTTGTTTGAGTATTTGGATCCAAAGATGCAAGGTCTGGTTGGTACCCCTCTGAGCTCACAGAAAGCTGTGTTCAAGGATGTCCCTGCAGGAACTCCTGGGAGGTGGTGCAGTTCTGGGCAGTCTCTAGGAGGTGATGTGTAAGACAGACAAAAGAACAGTGTGACAAACTTCAGATGTTCAGTGCTCTTTAGGATATATCTTAGGTCTTCATTTTTGAGTGTGCTGGTAAGCTGAAGGTTGGGCACTTCTGCTTCAGTTCTGTTCTAGGGCTTTCCAAGTCATTGAGTGCTCTGAGCGCAAGCTTAGACATAGCTTCTTGTGTCCACAGAAGAGCTAACACTGGGCTCCAGAACTTGCCAAAAATATTGCAAGAGTGATTCGCAGTGTACTTAGGGAAATCTGAAGACCTATTCTGCCCTTGAACTGAGAGCAGGAGGTCACTGAGGGTTGTTCAGTCCTGCCTAGTCTTAACTGCATTAAGCAATATACTGTAGGACTGACATAAATTTAAGTGCTGGTCCATGTGTAGTGGAGTAAATTTATCTTCTCTTGAAGGGTATTTTTGCTACCTTACTGATTGAACTGGTTTGGGCCTTTGGCTCTTAGCAAAgggcttttttcttctgaaactgGCATCCGTGTAGGGTTATAAAATCTAGAGGAACAATGTATGATTTccttaaaattaactttgggTTGTGGTAGGGTCATGCCTTGGCTATCAGTGGAGAGATATATCCTGTGC encodes:
- the AP1G1 gene encoding AP-1 complex subunit gamma-1 isoform X2, producing the protein MPAPIRLRELIRTIRTARTQAEEREMIQKECAAIRSSFREEDNTYRCRNVAKLLYMHMLGYPAHFGQLECLKLIASQKFTDKRIGYLGAMLLLDERQDVHLLMTNCIKNDLNHSTQYVQGLALCTLGCMGSSEMCRDLAGEVEKLLKTSNSYLRKKAALCAVHVIRKVPELMEMFLPATKNLLNEKNHGVLHTSVVLLTEMCERSPDMLAHFRKLVPQLVRILKNLIMSGYSPEHDVSGISDPFLQVRILRLLRILGRNDDDSSEAMNDILAQVATNTETSKNVGNAILYETVLTIMDIKSESGLRVLAINILGRFLLNNDKNIRYVALTSLLKTVQTDHNAVQRHRSTIVDCLKDLDVSIKRRAMELSFALVNGNNVRGMMKELLYFLDSCEPEFKADCASGIFLAAEKYAPSKRWHIDTIMRVLTTAGSYVRDDAVPNLIQLITNSVEMHAYTVQRLYKAILGDYSQQPLVQVASWCIGEYGDLLVSGQCEEEEPIQVTEDEVLDILESVLISNMSASVTRGYALTAIMKLSTRFTCTVNRIKKVVSIYGSSIDVELQQRAVEYNALFKKYDHMRPALLERMPVMEKVTTNGPAEIVQTNGETETAVLETKPPPSGLQPANQANDLLDLLGGSDITPVIPTAPTREPASAGGELLDLLGDLNLTGSPVFAPAPQIAQPPFLLDGLTSQPLFNDIAAGIPSITAYNKNGLKIDFTFERSNTNPSVTVITIQASNSTELDMTDFVFQAAVPKTFQLQLLSPSSSVIPAFNSGTITQVIKVLNPQKQQLRMRIKLTYNHKGSAMQDLAEVNNFPPQSWQ
- the AP1G1 gene encoding AP-1 complex subunit gamma-1 isoform X3: MGFNGSRRCSVWLKRMPAPIRLRELIRTIRTARTQAEEREMIQKECAAIRSSFREEDNTYRCRNVAKLLYMHMLGYPAHFGQLECLKLIASQKFTDKRIGYLGAMLLLDERQDVHLLMTNCIKNDLNHSTQYVQGLALCTLGCMGSSEMCRDLAGEVEKLLKTSNSYLRKKAALCAVHVIRKVPELMEMFLPATKNLLNEKNHGVLHTSVVLLTEMCERSPDMLAHFRKLVPQLVRILKNLIMSGYSPEHDVSGISDPFLQVRILRLLRILGRNDDDSSEAMNDILAQVATNTETSKNVGNAILYETVLTIMDIKSESGLRVLAINILGRFLLNNDKNIRYVALTSLLKTVQTDHNAVQRHRSTIVDCLKDLDVSIKRRAMELSFALVNGNNVRGMMKELLYFLDSCEPEFKADCASGIFLAAEKYAPSKRWHIDTIMRVLTTAGSYVRDDAVPNLIQLITNSVEMHAYTVQRLYKAILGDYSQQPLVQVASWCIGEYGDLLVSGQCEEEEPIQVTEDEVLDILESVLISNMSASVTRGYALTAIMKLSTRFTCTVNRIKKVVSIYGSSIDVELQQRAVEYNALFKKYDHMRPALLERMPVMEKVTTNGPAEIVQTNGETETAVLETKPPPSGLQPANQANDLLDLLGGSDITPVIPTAPTREPASAGGELLDLLGDLNLTGIPSITAYNKNGLKIDFTFERSNTNPSVTVITIQASNSTELDMTDFVFQAAVPKTFQLQLLSPSSSVIPAFNSGTITQVIKVLNPQKQQLRMRIKLTYNHKGSAMQDLAEVNNFPPQSWQ
- the AP1G1 gene encoding AP-1 complex subunit gamma-1 isoform X1, coding for MGFNGSRRCSVWLKRMPAPIRLRELIRTIRTARTQAEEREMIQKECAAIRSSFREEDNTYRCRNVAKLLYMHMLGYPAHFGQLECLKLIASQKFTDKRIGYLGAMLLLDERQDVHLLMTNCIKNDLNHSTQYVQGLALCTLGCMGSSEMCRDLAGEVEKLLKTSNSYLRKKAALCAVHVIRKVPELMEMFLPATKNLLNEKNHGVLHTSVVLLTEMCERSPDMLAHFRKLVPQLVRILKNLIMSGYSPEHDVSGISDPFLQVRILRLLRILGRNDDDSSEAMNDILAQVATNTETSKNVGNAILYETVLTIMDIKSESGLRVLAINILGRFLLNNDKNIRYVALTSLLKTVQTDHNAVQRHRSTIVDCLKDLDVSIKRRAMELSFALVNGNNVRGMMKELLYFLDSCEPEFKADCASGIFLAAEKYAPSKRWHIDTIMRVLTTAGSYVRDDAVPNLIQLITNSVEMHAYTVQRLYKAILGDYSQQPLVQVASWCIGEYGDLLVSGQCEEEEPIQVTEDEVLDILESVLISNMSASVTRGYALTAIMKLSTRFTCTVNRIKKVVSIYGSSIDVELQQRAVEYNALFKKYDHMRPALLERMPVMEKVTTNGPAEIVQTNGETETAVLETKPPPSGLQPANQANDLLDLLGGSDITPVIPTAPTREPASAGGELLDLLGDLNLTGSPVFAPAPQIAQPPFLLDGLTSQPLFNDIAAGIPSITAYNKNGLKIDFTFERSNTNPSVTVITIQASNSTELDMTDFVFQAAVPKTFQLQLLSPSSSVIPAFNSGTITQVIKVLNPQKQQLRMRIKLTYNHKGSAMQDLAEVNNFPPQSWQ